A window of Glycine soja cultivar W05 chromosome 13, ASM419377v2, whole genome shotgun sequence genomic DNA:
GCTACTGGAAGACCAACACTGAATCTTGAGAGAAGTTTGGATCATGATGGACATCCTCTTGCCATTACCACAGCTGATGCTGTTGCAGCAAGTGGAGTCCCTCCTTGGAATTGGAGAGAGACTCCTGGAAACGGTAAGCTATGTAAAGCTTCATAGTTTGATGCATGCTTGCTCacccatgaaagagaaaatgacaaAGAACACAAAGGTCAATCATTTTGTCTTGGTATTTATGGCAGCAGCTTTGGTTAATTTTTGGAAGCAAGTTTTGTAGAACCTGAAAAACatggtaaaataaatttagttattcCATACCTCAAATTATGGAAACGAATAAGTTTAGTCCCATCCCCCCTCTTTAGTTTAATTGCTTTCTTATTTCTGCAACTAATTCTTTGTATTTTGGCAGGTGGAGAAAGTCAGTCATGTTGTGGAAGGGTTATATCAGTTAAATGGGGTGATTATACAAGGCGAATAGGTATTGATGGCACCCCAGAAGCCATTAAAGAAGCAATTAGGGCTGCTTTTAGGTTGAGAACTAAACGTACATTTTGGTTGGAGGATGAAGATCAGATTATCAGAAGTATTGACCGTGAAATGCCTTTAGGAAATTACACTCTTCACATTGATGAAGGTTAGATTCACTTTATTCTTCTAgctatttttgtgatttatacaaatttaattgtctcattttaattttaatgtctaAGGAGCTTTAGTCAATTGGTCTAGTTCTAAGGTTCACATGTTGGTTTCCTCATTAAATACAggggataaattatattttactcaaACATTGTGATTAAATATTAAGAAAGCATCCTTCATGCCCTTTATATTTGAAGTGTATGATTGCTATAAcactaaattataaattatcactGCAGGAATGGCCATTAAATTACCTCTCTATGATGAGCCTGACCATATACCTGTGCATACTGAAGATAAGATATTTTACACTGAAGACGATTTCCGTGATTTTCTGACCCGCCGGGGTTGGATATGTCTAAGAGAATTTGACAGCTACAGAAATATTGACAACATGGATGATCTTCGACCTGGTGCCATATATCGTGGTGTGAGTTGAAAGCAGGTACATGGTGTGGTCAATGTTCAGCTACCATAAAATGTCTGGAGAACTGTGGTGGGGACTGTTCAGATCTTTGATGTATGTGCGGCACTAACCTGGAATTGTATTTGTTTTAAGTTTTGATAATGCTGTTTATAGTTTTATATAGGAAAAGGAAGTAGTCCCTTTGCACAAATTCCGTTCCAATCATTGGCCTTAACATGTCTGTAAATATGCATTTGCAGTGAGAACATATTGTCTAATTTTATAGTGGATCATTTTCATCACTCTTAACTCTATGTAGCTAAGTTGGACAGATGCATATTATGAAGCACACACCTTTCTTGTTCAACTCTTTTAGGTgtccaattaaaaaatatgctcACCTTTACGCAACTCAAATACTTGAATCGATACTTCCATATGGACGGGCACacattaatatcattttttagaaaagtcagcttaaaatatagtataaaaatattaaaaaaaatagtgtcttGCCTTTTCTTTTAGGTTTGTTATTGCAAAAACATAAGTTGGTTTAAAAAGGTAAATCATTTAGAGCATTCACAATGGAACAATCCTCTTTGGGTGCTTGGATTCACTTGtacacataatttatttttactctttCCAATACAAGCCCTTCTAAATGATAAATGAATATTTGGATTGAAGTTAGAAATGGTGTGCATGTGTATTCCAATGTAATttcaatgaataaattaaaagcaaaaatgAAAACGTTCtgattttttaacaatttttatttttgccttgagtactttttcacctaaaaattaaatatgtaaatcTCTATAAGGGATATAAGGGAATAACTCTTTTAAGTGTGTTTAATGAATCCCACTAAAAAGCTTATTTcatcatattttattaaaaagctaacttcaaaattactttttcacctgaaaattaaatatgtaaatttcTATAATGAAATAACTCTCTCTAGCTGTTTCCAATGAGTCCCACTAAAAAGCTTACATCattctattttattaataacttattaatttttaattaattaagaaaatatttagacTATTATTACCTAAAAAAATTGGCATAATGAAAAAagcaaattattttaataaaaatgataaaaatagctAACCTAACAAAAATAACACGGCATAGAagacaataattaataaaaaattacataattaaaataataattagttttgcTGAAGCAATTGCTGAAACTAGGTTTGCTGATTATTGTCTCCAGAACGTTTCCAACTGTAAGTATTTCATGGaaggatttaaaaaaattctctacCATTCATTCTTAATCCTTTCTTAAAGGTCAAATTTGAAACTGCATCGAAATACTAATAGGTGATATTCTAAAATTTACCATTCCCCTCATCTATGGTAAACAACAATGCCTCTATTGAAAACCCATctctgcccccccccccccactatattatttatatagtcTCACTGTCCTTCAATCTTTTGTCATAGAACATTCATAGAACTTAAATCATTTCGAACATGTTTTCActaattattatcatattttggATGCAATCCTCATTTGTTATTTATGATCCCACGTTACTTAGATGATGCTTAGAGTTTCAACAACCAGACCAGAAGTGAATTAATACTCGGAATGCGGCATTTGTTTCATAAGACTGAAATGATTGATAAATCCAACCTTCTGAAAACAACAGGGAGATTTCTTGAGATCCCACATGGCAATTCTTACTGCCACAACAAGTCAAACATACAAAAGGGAGGATTAATAATAAATACCCGTTGAATCCCAGAGTAGTACACACATCTAACAATGTGAATAGAAAATTCACAATTTACAGGTCTAACAAAACAGGAAATTCACTCAAGACCTGAAGAAACAAAACGCAAGAAGctgaacaaaaaaatacaagacaCGGACTGCCATTACTGCTCATCCCATTCGTCATTCTTGTATGATACAAGTGTGTCAACCTTGTGAATCTGCAATAGCCAGAACAGAAATACTAGTATTAGCTTAATTAAACAAAGTATGTGAGTCAGATAAATAAACCAAATTGCAAGTCCAAATTCACCTTAGTATCAAAGGAATGCAATTTCACCATTTGCGGATTTGCAATGAGTTTTGGATCACTCTCAACCCATGTGAATGGAACTGCCACATCCTTGTCAGTATACGCTAACACATCAAAAATGCCTGAAACAAGATGGATATGCTTAGCTGGGAGATAAAATGAATGTTAAAGGAATAAGAGATGAAAAGTAGAAAGAGATGAGATGCAAGGGCATGACAACTGTTACTCATGATCATAGGCAAAGCACGTGGTTCTTACAAGGTTCATCCAGGCATGGCAAATAAGTGATACTTGAAGCAATCTGCCTCATAATGGCTTGTATCTCTCTCATGATCTCCTTGTCACTCTTTTCCCTCGAGACactgaaagattaaaaaaagcaaatgaaaaaaatgaaaagcataAACCAAGGGAGTTTTAAAGGAAGATAATTAAGTCTGGGATTAGGCACTGTTTGAATAAACTTTTCCATACACTTAGACgaataaaaaggtaaaatgagCTTCTCGGGCCAGTTAAAATCAAGTTATGAACCTCAACTTTAGGAGAAATTAGATGAGGGAGTTTATATACAAGTTAAGTGCATAAGTCAATTTTAACTTATGGGAGAAGCTCAACTTAATTTACCTTATTATCTCCTTCTTTTATAAGTGTTCATAGAGAAGTTTATCTAAACAGAGCCTTAGTTATGTCAAGTTACCCACCCCTTCTCAACAACCTCGCAGTCAGTCTCAATGCTGAAGTTCCACCTTTCAAGCACTTCACTGGTGGCCTTGCTCATTATAACAAGGACAACCCTCTGCAACTTGCCAGCTTCAAGccattcttttcaaaattcaaaagcaaTGATCAACAATGATACACCAACTGAACTGCTACTAACTAAAGCATTACAATAAACAAGGAAATCTAAAAAACGATACGAATTCAAAACAATTTCTTAAAATGAACTTTTATACTATGAATAGATTAATCCAAAACAATAATTCCCAAGTAAACAATGAAATTGACATTTTTCTCTACAGCTTCTAAGATATGAAAAGAGAACCACAACAGAAGAAACAAATTAGGGGTGCTAGTTACCAGAGAGCTGAGCAGTTAGATTGGCTAAAAAAGTTTTGACACCCTCATCTTCAGTAAGCAACATGGGGAGGCCATATTTCTTAACCTTCACAAAGCTTTCTTCTGGATAAACTCCACGGTTGTAAAGAATGCTGATCAAATTCCCAAATTCAAATACTTATAAATATCACAATTTTTCCGGCCACATACATAATTGCAATGCGAAAAATAAggcccaaaataaaaaaaattcaaaaaatgcaGGACACAAGGATCAAACCTGTTAGCAGCATATCCTGATTTGAAAAATCACCAGTAAACAAAAATCAGGCAAAAGTTCATAAGAAAATACACAAATATGCGAAAATGAAAGAAATCGGAGAAAAACgaggaaggaaaaagagaagagGGATGTGAATACCGAAGAACTCGCTAACAATTGCTGCGGAACCGCGAAGAGTGATTATGTCTTTTGCAACTGTTCTTGAGGCCATGTCCTTTTCTTCGGTTATCAGAGAGTTCACAATAAAGAACGTTCACAGTTTTAGACTTTGGAATCGATTGAACTTGTTCGCACGATGGGAACGGTTTTATTTCGGTTTTCGGAGGAGCACTTGTGAGCGAAATGAACTGAACAACTGCTTTGGAAAGGGGGAAATGATGGCAATAAATTAGGGATTGGAAGTGGAAAGAATGAAACTTGATGGGGAAGCGTCATAACGgctagtttgattttttttttggtggctTCTATTGGGCCTTTGTTGGCCCATGATGGCAAcgacaatattattttaaatctgCCTATTTAACGGTCAAGTGAAAGGAATTTGCCTTTTGAGATTCCCACTAATTTTGAGTGCAAGTCTACGGGTATATAAGTGGGTACTTTTGCATACTAGTGCTTTATTTTATACTAAGGTGGTGTATAGAATTttaggattttaaaagattattttaaataaaaaataatgttttgaattttatattcatttactttttactttattaaaattatttattatttttgttgtcatTCACCATTACTTATTTAGATAGGTTAATGATGTTATTTTGGAAGCATACTCCTTTATTATTTAGATGATAGAATAGAATAgattttagaatttataattatgacaagaaaa
This region includes:
- the LOC114381467 gene encoding mitotic spindle checkpoint protein MAD2-like, with the translated sequence MASRTVAKDIITLRGSAAIVSEFFGYAANSILYNRGVYPEESFVKVKKYGLPMLLTEDEGVKTFLANLTAQLSEWLEAGKLQRVVLVIMSKATSEVLERWNFSIETDCEVVEKGVSREKSDKEIMREIQAIMRQIASSITYLPCLDEPCIFDVLAYTDKDVAVPFTWVESDPKLIANPQMVKLHSFDTKIHKVDTLVSYKNDEWDEQ